In the genome of Cryptomeria japonica chromosome 8, Sugi_1.0, whole genome shotgun sequence, one region contains:
- the LOC131045333 gene encoding probable membrane metalloprotease ARASP2, chloroplastic: MLRLCNTALSSAAGCALPLMKGAGGRQILLYRQQPKQWPNKRKQYKTFIPSLCSSRNLMSTEELKRRSSVLLLSSPVVGIGLGVGSVSLEGVQSVLEAVGVLAAIVTVHESGHFLAAYLQNIHVSKFAIGFGPTLLKFNVKSVECSLRAIPLGGYVGFPDNEPESVIPADDKDLLKNRPILDRFMVTVAGVVANMVFAYIILFAQVLTVGMVEQEPFPGVLVPQVFSGSPAARDGMESGDVVLGVNGRLFTLGEPAAAVFDMVDIIKKNPGKPLSLLVERRKVESKLQVDVTPDGAGKIGVQLAPNAKIVKVKAQGVLDGAVRAGSEFGRVWGNVVGGLKQVLLNFSETARQVSGPVGIVAVGAEAARSTVEGVNLFQYAALVNLNLAVVNLLPLPALDGGYLALIALEAARGGKKLPKELEQAIMSSGITLLLFLGFFLIVRDTLNLDFVREML, from the coding sequence ATGTTGCGCCTCTGCAACACAGCGCTCTCCTCAGCTGCAGGATGCGCGTTGCCATTAATGAAAGGGGCAGGAGGACGACAAATACTTTTGTACAGGCAACAACCAAAACAATGGCCCAACAAACGAAAACAATATAAAACCTTCATCCCATCTCTCTGCAGTAGCAGAAATCTAATGAGCACAGAGGAATTGAAAAGAAGATCAAGCGTGTTGCTTCTATCGAGTCCGGTAGTAGGAATAGGATTAGGCGTAGGCAGCGTAAGCCTAGAGGGGGTGCAGTCAGTATTAGAGGCAGTAGGAGTGCTGGCAGCCATTGTTACAGTGCACGAATCTGGGCACTTCTTGGCAGCCTATTTGCAGAACATTCATGTGAGTAAATTCGCGATTGGGTTCGGCCCCACGCTATTGAAATTTAATGTGAAGAGTGTGGAATGCTCTTTGAGAGCCATTCCGCTGGGAGGGTATGTGGGCTTTCCAGACAATGAGCCGGAGAGTGTAATACCCGCCGATGACAAGGACTTGTTGAAGAACAGACCTATCTTGGACCGCTTCATGGTGACAGTGGCGGGCGTAGTGGCCAACATGGTATTCGCTTACATAATTCTGTTTGCGCAGGTTTTGACGGTGGGAATGGTGGAGCAGGAGCCCTTTCCGGGCGTGCTCGTTCCGCAGGTGTTCTCTGGTTCGCCGGCCGCGAGGGACGGCATGGAATCGGGTGATGTGGTGCTGGGCGTTAATGGCCGCCTGTTCACCCTGGGGGAGCCCGCAGCGGCCGTTTTTGATATGGTGGATATCATCAAAAAGAACCCAGGGAAGCCGCTTTCTCTTTTAGTGGAGAGGAGGAAGGTGGAGAGCAAATTGCAGGTGGATGTGACGCCTGATGGGGCAGGGAAAATTGGGGTTCAGCTCGCCCCCAATGCCAAAATTGTTAAGGTGAAAGCGCAGGGGGTTTTGGATGGGGCTGTCCGGGCCGGGTCGGAGTTTGGGAGAGTTTGGGGGAATGTGGTAGGAGGGCTAAAGCAGGTGCTCCTCAATTTCTCGGAGACGGCCAGGCAGGTTTCTGGTCCTGTGGGGATTGTGGCGGTGGGGGCGGAGGCAGCCCGCTCCACGGTTGAGGGGGTTAATCTTTTTCAGTATGCGGCTCTTGTTAATCTCAATTTGGCGGTGGTCAATCTGCTGCCACTTCCGGCTCTGGATGGAGGGTACTTGGCGCTCATTGCCCTCGAGGCTGCACGAGGCGGTAAGAAGTTGCCCAAAGAGCTTGAGCAGGCTATCATGTCTTCTGGAATCACTTTGCTTCTTTTTCTTGGCTTTTTCCTCATTGTTCGTGACACTCTCAATCTGGATTTTGTTCGAGAAATGCTATAA